One Erythrobacter aureus DNA segment encodes these proteins:
- a CDS encoding bifunctional phosphopantothenoylcysteine decarboxylase/phosphopantothenate synthase: MSGPKILLVIGGGIAAYKSCELVRLIRKAGGEVTCVLTKGGQQFVTPMALAALSENKVYTSLFDLKDEVEMGHIQLSREADLVVVCPATADLLAKMAAGIADDLATTLILATDKPVLTVPAMNVKMWENSATKRNADWLRQAGVAVMDPDEGPMACGEFGPGRMPEPPAILGRIGEELGLDIELPELMAPAPAQLAAPKEDIADDSYTAEDLEDEDEAEPSGGGLGGLLAMIIPRSTQQRSHEEIEAELEDLPEADAPEIAEPPEAGEPLPDAGPILAQKGKASSAPPIDPAALNHEVARQDMRAMPQPVADRTATTTVAFDDSPLAGQAAFDPDPAHRPLYGKHVLITAGPTREPIDPVRYIANRSSGKQGFAIAAMAAAAGARVTLIAGPVHLPTPVGVDRVDVETAEDMAEEVRRALPVDIAFMVAAVADWKSKHVAGEKMKKRGSAPPALILAENPDILASTAAGQKRPTLLIGFAAETENVVENAKSKRKRKGADWIIANNVSGAEGDSVMGGDLNQVHIVTASGVESLPEMPKEDVARELVLRAAEALHPVEDDHD; encoded by the coding sequence ATGAGCGGTCCGAAGATCCTGCTCGTCATCGGCGGCGGCATCGCGGCCTACAAGTCGTGCGAGCTCGTCCGGCTGATCCGCAAGGCGGGGGGCGAGGTGACGTGTGTGCTGACCAAGGGCGGACAGCAATTCGTCACCCCGATGGCGCTCGCCGCCCTGTCCGAGAACAAGGTCTATACCTCGCTGTTCGATCTCAAGGACGAGGTCGAGATGGGGCACATCCAACTCAGTCGCGAGGCCGACCTCGTGGTCGTTTGCCCTGCCACCGCAGACCTGCTGGCCAAAATGGCGGCCGGCATTGCCGACGATCTCGCCACCACGCTGATCCTCGCCACCGACAAGCCGGTGCTGACCGTGCCGGCGATGAATGTGAAGATGTGGGAGAATTCGGCAACCAAGCGCAATGCCGACTGGCTGCGCCAGGCGGGTGTGGCAGTAATGGATCCGGACGAAGGCCCGATGGCGTGCGGCGAGTTCGGTCCAGGCCGGATGCCCGAGCCACCTGCGATCCTGGGCCGCATCGGCGAGGAGCTGGGTCTCGATATCGAGCTGCCCGAACTGATGGCGCCCGCGCCCGCGCAGCTTGCGGCGCCCAAAGAGGACATCGCCGACGATTCCTACACGGCGGAAGACCTCGAGGACGAGGACGAGGCGGAGCCGAGCGGCGGCGGATTGGGCGGCCTGCTTGCGATGATTATTCCGCGCTCGACCCAGCAGCGCAGCCACGAGGAGATCGAGGCCGAGCTCGAGGACTTGCCCGAAGCGGATGCGCCCGAGATCGCCGAACCGCCCGAGGCGGGCGAACCGCTGCCCGATGCGGGCCCGATCCTTGCCCAGAAGGGCAAGGCGTCGTCCGCCCCGCCGATCGACCCCGCAGCGCTCAACCACGAAGTCGCTCGGCAGGACATGCGCGCCATGCCGCAGCCGGTCGCGGATCGGACTGCGACCACTACAGTCGCATTCGACGATTCCCCGCTGGCGGGACAGGCCGCTTTCGATCCCGATCCGGCGCATCGCCCACTCTACGGCAAGCATGTGCTGATCACCGCCGGGCCGACCCGCGAACCGATCGATCCGGTGCGCTATATCGCCAACCGGTCGAGCGGGAAGCAGGGCTTCGCCATCGCCGCGATGGCCGCCGCCGCCGGTGCGCGGGTCACGCTGATCGCCGGGCCGGTCCATTTGCCGACGCCGGTGGGGGTGGACCGTGTCGATGTGGAAACGGCCGAGGACATGGCCGAAGAGGTGCGCCGCGCCCTGCCGGTAGACATCGCCTTCATGGTCGCCGCCGTTGCCGACTGGAAGAGCAAACATGTCGCGGGCGAAAAGATGAAGAAGCGCGGCAGCGCACCGCCAGCCCTGATCCTGGCCGAGAACCCCGACATCCTCGCCAGCACCGCCGCGGGGCAGAAACGACCGACATTGTTGATCGGCTTCGCCGCGGAGACCGAGAACGTGGTCGAGAATGCCAAGTCGAAGCGCAAGCGCAAGGGCGCCGACTGGATCATAGCCAACAATGTTTCGGGCGCGGAAGGCGACAGCGTGATGGGCGGCGACCTGAACCAGGTTCACATCGTCACCGCGAGCGGTGTCGAAAGCCTGCCGGAAATGCCCAAGGAAGACGTGGCGCGCGAACTGGTGCTTCGCGCCGCCGAAGCCCTGCATCCCGTAGAGGACGACCATGACTGA
- the dut gene encoding dUTP diphosphatase has protein sequence MTEPVGVRLKRLPHGRGLDLPAYATSGAAGMDVLAAEDLTLKPGQRHAVATGLALAIPEGYEIQVRPRSGLALKHGITVPNTPGTIDSDYRGEVKVIVINHGAGDFAIARGDRIAQLVLAPVTQAAWEEVEELDETDRGAGGFGSTGGHARLG, from the coding sequence ATGACTGAACCCGTCGGCGTGCGGCTCAAGCGCCTGCCTCATGGACGCGGGCTCGATCTGCCCGCCTATGCCACCAGCGGCGCGGCGGGGATGGACGTGCTCGCGGCCGAAGACCTGACCCTGAAACCGGGCCAGCGCCATGCGGTTGCGACCGGCTTAGCCTTGGCGATCCCCGAAGGGTATGAAATCCAGGTCCGCCCGCGTTCGGGCCTGGCATTGAAGCACGGCATTACCGTGCCGAACACGCCGGGCACGATCGACAGCGATTATCGGGGTGAGGTGAAGGTCATCGTAATCAATCATGGCGCTGGCGATTTCGCGATCGCGCGGGGCGACCGTATCGCCCAACTGGTGCTGGCTCCGGTCACCCAGGCCGCGTGGGAAGAGGTCGAAGAACTCGACGAGACCGATCGCGGTGCGGGCGGTTTCGGATCAACCGGCGGGCACGCGCGGCTTGGCTAG